The bacterium DNA window GTTCGGCCTGTCGTAAGATTTCGGTGAGTTTGGGCGCGGGGATCGAAACTTTTGAAATTAGACAGCCGGAACATGTCCCAAACTTGTAGTATCGATCCGAATAGAATATCTGCCGGCACCATACACATTCGCAGCGTCTCGTTAATAATTTCATCCTTCAATTCTCCAATCAGGCTTTGCTGAAAGCATAGTCACGACTACTGCAGATTGCAAATGTTTGTTAATACCGAACAAAGCACTAAAGTCGCTACCACGAGCCCGCCCATCGAGTATAATCAGACTGCGGAAGTTTTCAGCTACCGTGGGGGGCGGCAGTAAGGAGAAGGCTGCTGTAGATGCTACCAACATCTACTTTCCACGACTCACATTGACCTCGCTCATCTTCTGAAGAAGCCTCAAGGCATCACGCGTGAACAAAGAAAATAGATCAAACGAACCAGAATTTACTAAACAAGAAGCCGGCCTATTTTTGGCTTCGCTCATTGACGCCGCTGACGACGCAATTATAGGCAAAGAACTGGACGGCACCATTGTCAGTTGGAACCGCGGAGCGGAACAGCTATATGGGTTCACCGCAACGGAAGCGATCGGTTCCAATATTTCCATGATCGTCCCTGAAGACCGGCTGATTGAGCTGCAATTGATCATGGAAAAGCTGCGTACTTGCGAAGGCATCAGGCATTTCGAAACGATCCAGCGGCGAAAGGATGGAAGCCCTGCGTATGTCTCCCTGACGGTTTCGCCGGTATGCGATGCACGAGGCGGCACGATTGCCGCTTGCATGATCGCGCGGGACATGACCGAACGCAAGCTTGCAGATGTAGCTCTTCAAAAGAGTGAGGAAAAATACCGGATCATCGTGGAAACGTCGCACGATATCATCTGGTCCATTGACGCCGAAGGCTATTTCACATTCGTGAATCAGGCCTGTGCGAGCACCTTGGGTTATGCGCCCGGCGAAATGATCGGCCGTCACTTTACTCAGTTTCAAAGTAAGAAGTTCGCCGAAAAAGATCTTCAACTGCTGAAGGATGTCATGTCCGGAAAAATTGTGGACATTTTTGAAACAGAGTTGATTCACAAAGATGGTCGCAGCGTTTGTTTGTTTTGCAACGCCGTGGCACTTCGGGATGATGACAAAAACATCATTGGAGTTGCAGGAACGGCAAGCGATATCACCGTACGTAAGCAGATTGAAAAAACCGAAGAAAAATACAGGGCTCTTTTCGAAGAGTCGAAAGATATTGTTTTCATTGTTTCCGCAGACGGTAAAATTCTAGATTTGAACCAGGCAGGACTCGACTTGCTGGGTTATCGCTCAAAGACGGAAGCCACAAGTCTGGATTTCGAAAACGATTTGCATTGGGACCCGCAAGACCGGCAGAAGTATCGAATGACCATCGCCGGACAGGGCTACGTCAAGGACTACCCCATCGTTTTGCAAAAACCGAAAGGTCAAAGGCTGGATTTGCTCATCACAGCAACAGCGCAACGGGACGAGTCCGGTGAGATTACACAGGTGCGAGGAATTGCGAAGGATATCACAGCTCTAAAACGCACCGAAGGATTGACAGCCTGCTTGTACCACGTCACCCGGGTGCTTGCAGAGTCAGTCACCTTAAAGGATGCAGCGCCCAAAATCCTGAGTGCAATCTGCGATGCCCTGGAATGTGAAACCGGGATGTTCTGGATGGCCGGCTCAGGCGGGCTTCATTTATTTGAATCTCATCATCCCGGGTGCAATTCGTTTTCGGAAGTCTGGCAAAAAATCGTCTCCACAGACCCCGAGGCCCTCCCGAATATTGTGTTTGAATCCGCGCAACCAGGATCCGTAACAGGTTTTTCCAACTCAGGAAGCCCAGGTGCTCAGTTTGCTCATGAACAAGGTTTTCTTTCCGGTTTAGCGTTTCCAGTCGAAATCGCAAGTTTGGTGGAAGGAGTGCTCGAATTCTACAGCAAGCAAACTCTCGAAGGAGATCAGCAGCTGATTGTTGTTGCATCTTCCCTGGGAAAACAAATAGGGCAGTTTATTCAGCGGAAACGCGCGGAAGAAGCGCTCAAAGAGAGTGAAAGGAAATATCGCAGCTTCGTAGAAGATGATTTGACCGGCATTTACATCTCAACTATCGATGGCAGATTGCTCACGTGCAATCCAGCTTTCCTGCGAATCTTTGGGTTTGATTCGACTGAAGAGGCGCTGAATTATGATTTGAGTCTCTTATACAAAAGTTCTGTAGATCGGAAGGATTTTCTGGAAAAAATCCGCTCTGACAAGAAACTGGAATACCGGGAATATGAGCTGCGCAACAAGAAAGGAGAACCTGTATACGTTGTAGAAAATGCATTTGGAATCTTTGATGAAAAGAATGATCTCGTTACGATCAAAGGTTACATTGTAGATACGACCGACCGCAAAAAATTGGAACAACAGTTGGTACAGGTTCAGAAAATGGAAGCAATCGGCAGATTGGCCGGTGGTGTTGCGCACG harbors:
- a CDS encoding PAS domain S-box protein; translated protein: MASLIDAADDAIIGKELDGTIVSWNRGAEQLYGFTATEAIGSNISMIVPEDRLIELQLIMEKLRTCEGIRHFETIQRRKDGSPAYVSLTVSPVCDARGGTIAACMIARDMTERKLADVALQKSEEKYRIIVETSHDIIWSIDAEGYFTFVNQACASTLGYAPGEMIGRHFTQFQSKKFAEKDLQLLKDVMSGKIVDIFETELIHKDGRSVCLFCNAVALRDDDKNIIGVAGTASDITVRKQIEKTEEKYRALFEESKDIVFIVSADGKILDLNQAGLDLLGYRSKTEATSLDFENDLHWDPQDRQKYRMTIAGQGYVKDYPIVLQKPKGQRLDLLITATAQRDESGEITQVRGIAKDITALKRTEGLTACLYHVTRVLAESVTLKDAAPKILSAICDALECETGMFWMAGSGGLHLFESHHPGCNSFSEVWQKIVSTDPEALPNIVFESAQPGSVTGFSNSGSPGAQFAHEQGFLSGLAFPVEIASLVEGVLEFYSKQTLEGDQQLIVVASSLGKQIGQFIQRKRAEEALKESERKYRSFVEDDLTGIYISTIDGRLLTCNPAFLRIFGFDSTEEALNYDLSLLYKSSVDRKDFLEKIRSDKKLEYREYELRNKKGEPVYVVENAFGIFDEKNDLVTIKGYIVDTTDRKKLEQQLVQVQKMEAIGRLAGGVAHDFNNILMAITSYIELLLIRMHEIDPLRAYVSEIRKAAEQGGNLTGQLLAFSRRQVLTPKFIDLNDSVAGMENMLRRLIGDDIQLEIVKSRNLGTVRADPGQIEQILMNLAVNARDAMPDGGTLRIETSNIEVDQEFASLHAGLLPGRFVLLSIQDNGQGMKEETAQRIFEPFFTTKPEGKGTGLGLATVFGIVKQSGGFIYVQSKWREGTIFSIYMPRIDEAPESQFVESSTDRAIGKGETILLVDDNEMVRAAAGSFLEMNGYRVLYAGSGSAAIKLLKNQSEIDIMISDVVMPEMSGMEVAEVAREFCPQLKMLFMSGYTDELTHLQSILDSGCEYISKPVLMSVLLKKIRELLSS